The proteins below come from a single Parageobacillus toebii NBRC 107807 genomic window:
- the rplD gene encoding 50S ribosomal protein L4, whose translation MPKVALYNQSGETIGEIELNDSVFGIEPNKHVLFEAVVMQRASLRQGTHKTKNRAEVSGGGRKPWRQKGTGRARQGSIRAPQWRGGGTVFGPVPRSYSYKLPKKVRRLAIKSALSSKVLENNIVVLDNLTLEAPKTKEMVKILNNLSVDRKALIVTDDVNENVTLSARNIPGVTVVTANGINVLDVLNHDKLVITKAAVEKVEEVLA comes from the coding sequence ATGCCAAAAGTAGCATTGTATAACCAGAGCGGAGAAACAATCGGAGAAATCGAACTGAACGATTCCGTATTTGGCATTGAGCCAAATAAACATGTGTTATTTGAAGCGGTTGTTATGCAACGTGCTTCTTTGCGTCAAGGAACGCACAAAACAAAAAATCGCGCTGAAGTAAGTGGCGGCGGCCGCAAACCATGGCGTCAAAAAGGTACAGGACGTGCTCGTCAAGGTTCTATTCGCGCTCCACAATGGCGTGGTGGTGGTACGGTATTTGGTCCTGTTCCGCGCAGCTACAGCTATAAGTTGCCGAAAAAAGTTCGTCGCTTAGCAATTAAGTCAGCGTTATCTTCTAAAGTTCTTGAAAACAACATTGTTGTTTTAGATAACTTAACATTAGAAGCTCCAAAAACAAAAGAAATGGTGAAAATCTTAAATAACCTTTCTGTTGATCGCAAAGCGTTAATTGTAACTGATGATGTGAACGAAAATGTCACATTATCTGCACGCAATATTCCTGGCGTTACCGTGGTTACAGCAAACGGCATTAACGTTCTTGATGTATTAAATCATGATAAACTTGTAATCACGAAAGCGGCCGTGGAGAAAGTAGAGGAGGTGCTTGCATAA
- the rplW gene encoding 50S ribosomal protein L23, producing the protein MKDPRDIIKRPIITENTMNLTAQKKYTFEVDVKANKTEVKEAVEKIFGVKVEKVNIMNYKGKFKRVGRYSGYTNRRRKAIVTLTPDSKDIELFEV; encoded by the coding sequence ATGAAAGATCCTCGTGATATTATTAAGCGCCCCATCATCACGGAAAACACGATGAATTTAACGGCTCAAAAAAAATATACGTTTGAAGTAGATGTAAAAGCGAATAAAACAGAAGTGAAAGAAGCAGTAGAGAAAATTTTTGGTGTTAAAGTAGAAAAAGTAAACATCATGAACTATAAAGGAAAATTCAAACGCGTTGGTCGTTACAGCGGTTATACAAACCGTCGCCGCAAAGCGATTGTAACGTTAACGCCAGACAGCAAGGATATCGAATTGTTCGAAGTATAG
- the rplC gene encoding 50S ribosomal protein L3: MTKGILGRKIGMTQVFAENGDLIPVTVIEATPNVVLQKKTIEKDGYEAIQLGFEDISEKRANKPQIGHAAKANTAPKRFIREIRGANIDEYEVGQEVKVDIFAEGDIVDVTGISKGKGFQGAIKRHGQSRGPMAHGSRYHRRPGSMGAIAPNRVFKSKELPGRMGGQRVTIQNLKIVKVDPERNLLLIKGNVPGPRKGLVIVKSAVKAKAK, encoded by the coding sequence ATGACCAAGGGAATCTTAGGGAGAAAAATTGGTATGACGCAAGTATTCGCGGAAAACGGCGACTTAATTCCTGTAACCGTCATCGAAGCGACTCCAAACGTGGTATTGCAAAAGAAAACAATTGAAAAAGACGGTTACGAAGCGATTCAATTAGGTTTTGAAGATATAAGCGAAAAACGCGCCAATAAACCGCAAATCGGTCATGCTGCGAAAGCGAATACTGCACCTAAGCGCTTCATCCGTGAAATTCGCGGCGCAAATATTGATGAATATGAAGTTGGTCAGGAAGTCAAAGTAGATATTTTCGCTGAAGGCGATATTGTTGATGTTACTGGAATTTCAAAAGGGAAAGGATTCCAAGGCGCAATCAAACGTCATGGACAATCTCGCGGGCCAATGGCACACGGTTCTCGCTATCATCGTCGTCCTGGTTCAATGGGTGCGATTGCTCCAAACCGTGTATTTAAATCAAAAGAATTGCCAGGTCGCATGGGTGGCCAACGTGTAACCATCCAAAACTTGAAAATTGTCAAAGTGGATCCAGAACGCAACCTTCTTCTTATTAAAGGAAACGTACCTGGTCCAAGAAAAGGATTAGTCATCGTTAAAAGCGCAGTGAAAGCAAAAGCAAAATAA